From a region of the Armatimonas rosea genome:
- a CDS encoding CHAT domain-containing protein: MSELLQQALGLLSTDPAATLRLADEALGVEATPLAHRIRGQALRALSRHAEAVEAFSAAAALAYALGDTTQAALVQVGSIDSLGMLGRYDEAEALALALESALQAVGASEAAAKVVFNLGGLHYRRDRYAEALACFERAAERFASSANAAFLLPHVWTNTALALTFLDRTDEALALYEQARAAFLETEQLVEAATVEANIGFVHHVSGRSVAALAALNQARARFAEQGRLHDAARYAIDAGDVYRTLNLAPEARECYEQALAVFVELPLDYDEARARLGRAATQPLAPETSADLNRAEAIFEQQQVAPQRAHAQLLRARLALLQGQADEARRMARAAARAFAQAGLQGWAAEAALVLDTLGPSQPGRLQRVRRTAQQTGRGWLECRALLALGNHAAAAGKTRTALRYLRASVAALETVRGHLAQEDFHTAFLQDKLGVYEALVALLLEQGTPESVAEALEQVERSRSRLLLERVLAAVEESVPVLPQELQGRLSALRAQLSRAYHREIVLGDSEARRLTLASAGQLKGLEHSYRQLLREAELSQPASASALAPTVPIALLAQSLCPEQCLVEYYLHRGELGAFVLTTQGVRFVAHLCTTAALETNLRRLRFYLQTAATDAEHGGESLPQAGIQQVLGLLYDQLLRPLGPLTGITQLVIVPQGPLHRVPFHALHDGTGPALERWELTLAPSASLWHTLQQRPRLALDNRLLLLGVPEPGIAQVAQELAQLTALLPDAISVCGPEATLATFLQHAPGKRLLHLATHGLFRADNPLFSGLRFADGWLLARDLYGMRLDAELVTLSACRTGVSDVAPGDELFGLVRGFLAAGVKSLAVSLWPADDTATARLMGLFYEALLAGETPSAALRRAQTTLRAELPHPYYWAPFCVIGSR; the protein is encoded by the coding sequence GTGAGCGAGCTGCTACAGCAGGCGCTGGGGCTCCTCTCCACGGACCCTGCGGCGACGCTCCGCCTCGCCGACGAGGCCTTGGGCGTGGAGGCGACACCGCTTGCCCACCGCATCCGTGGGCAAGCACTGCGCGCGCTCTCCCGCCACGCCGAGGCTGTCGAGGCCTTCTCCGCCGCCGCCGCGCTCGCCTATGCCCTTGGGGACACAACCCAGGCGGCGCTCGTGCAGGTGGGAAGTATCGACTCTCTGGGGATGCTGGGCCGCTACGACGAGGCCGAGGCGCTGGCACTGGCGCTGGAGAGCGCGCTCCAGGCTGTTGGGGCGAGCGAGGCCGCAGCAAAAGTAGTCTTCAATCTCGGGGGCCTGCACTACCGCCGGGACCGCTATGCCGAGGCACTGGCCTGCTTCGAGCGGGCCGCAGAGCGCTTCGCAAGCTCGGCCAACGCTGCGTTTCTCCTGCCCCATGTCTGGACCAATACCGCGCTCGCCCTGACGTTTCTTGACCGCACCGACGAGGCCCTGGCCCTCTACGAGCAGGCACGGGCGGCGTTCTTAGAGACCGAGCAGCTTGTCGAGGCCGCGACAGTCGAGGCCAATATCGGCTTTGTGCACCATGTCTCCGGGCGCTCGGTGGCGGCGCTGGCGGCGCTGAACCAGGCGCGGGCGCGCTTTGCGGAGCAGGGGCGGCTCCACGATGCGGCACGCTACGCGATCGATGCGGGCGATGTCTACCGAACCCTGAACCTGGCCCCCGAGGCACGCGAGTGCTACGAGCAGGCGCTGGCGGTCTTTGTCGAACTCCCCCTCGACTACGACGAGGCCCGCGCCCGTCTCGGGCGCGCCGCGACCCAGCCGCTGGCACCGGAGACGAGCGCGGACCTGAACCGGGCAGAGGCGATCTTCGAGCAACAGCAGGTCGCGCCCCAGCGTGCCCATGCCCAGCTCCTGCGGGCTCGCCTCGCCTTGCTCCAAGGCCAAGCCGATGAGGCCCGGCGCATGGCCCGAGCCGCGGCGCGCGCCTTCGCTCAGGCAGGCCTCCAAGGCTGGGCGGCGGAGGCAGCGCTCGTGCTGGATACGCTCGGCCCCAGCCAGCCAGGGCGCCTCCAGCGCGTCCGGCGCACCGCGCAGCAGACCGGGCGCGGCTGGCTGGAGTGCCGGGCCCTGCTCGCCCTTGGAAACCATGCCGCGGCCGCAGGAAAGACCCGCACCGCCCTGCGCTACCTGCGTGCCAGTGTCGCGGCGCTGGAGACCGTCCGGGGCCACCTGGCACAGGAGGACTTCCACACAGCCTTCCTACAAGACAAGCTCGGGGTCTACGAGGCGCTGGTGGCGCTCTTGCTGGAGCAGGGAACCCCCGAGAGTGTCGCCGAGGCACTGGAGCAAGTCGAGCGCTCTCGCTCCCGGCTCCTGCTGGAGCGTGTTCTGGCCGCGGTGGAGGAGAGTGTCCCCGTGCTGCCCCAAGAGCTCCAGGGCCGCTTGAGCGCGCTCCGGGCACAGCTCAGCCGGGCCTACCACCGTGAGATTGTCCTAGGCGACAGCGAGGCGCGCCGCCTGACTCTAGCCAGCGCGGGGCAGCTCAAGGGCCTGGAGCACTCCTACCGCCAGCTCCTGCGCGAGGCTGAGCTCAGCCAGCCCGCCAGCGCCAGTGCCCTCGCCCCGACCGTTCCTATCGCGCTTCTCGCCCAGAGCCTGTGTCCAGAGCAGTGCTTGGTGGAGTACTACCTGCACCGGGGAGAGCTGGGGGCCTTTGTCCTGACAACCCAGGGCGTGCGCTTTGTCGCGCACCTCTGCACGACCGCGGCGCTGGAGACAAACCTGCGCCGCCTGCGCTTCTACCTCCAGACCGCCGCCACCGATGCCGAGCACGGGGGAGAGTCGCTGCCACAAGCGGGGATTCAGCAGGTCCTCGGGCTCCTCTACGACCAGCTCCTGCGACCGCTGGGGCCGCTGACAGGTATCACGCAGCTGGTGATCGTCCCGCAAGGCCCCCTGCACCGGGTGCCGTTCCACGCGCTCCACGATGGCACCGGCCCGGCGCTGGAGCGCTGGGAGCTGACCCTGGCCCCCAGCGCCTCGCTCTGGCACACGCTCCAGCAGCGGCCCCGCCTCGCGCTCGACAATCGCCTGCTCCTCTTGGGGGTTCCCGAGCCCGGAATCGCCCAGGTGGCCCAGGAGCTGGCGCAGCTCACCGCGCTCCTCCCCGATGCGATCTCGGTCTGTGGGCCGGAGGCGACCCTGGCGACCTTCCTGCAGCACGCCCCCGGCAAGCGCCTGCTCCACCTGGCGACCCACGGCCTCTTCCGCGCCGACAACCCGCTCTTCTCCGGCCTGCGCTTCGCCGATGGCTGGCTGCTGGCGCGCGATCTCTATGGGATGCGCCTGGACGCCGAGCTGGTCACGCTCTCGGCCTGCCGGACCGGGGTCTCGGATGTGGCGCCCGGTGACGAGCTCTTTGGGCTGGTGCGGGGCTTCTTGGCCGCAGGGGTCAAGTCCCTGGCGGTGAGCCTCTGGCCCGCCGACGATACCGCGACGGCGCGGCTGATGGGGTTGTTTTATGAGGCACTGCTGGCGGGGGAGACCCCCAGCGCCGCGCTTCGTCGTGCACAGACAACGCTACGTGCGGAGCTTCCGCACCCGTACTACTGGGCACCGTTTTGTGTGATCGGCTCGCGGTAG
- a CDS encoding InlB B-repeat-containing protein, translating to MKKSLITLLATVSVLLLQAQTFAQEYHYNDLTPAGSTSGRLSGTAGGSQVGAATVGGTSHAVSVGSNALTSIDLNPALYYNSMAMCTDGTQQGGWGYSSLSGGVHALVWNGSSSSYADLNPSGYMFSYCLGVRNHKQVGYAQNQVYFVTASHAMCWHDSAASAVDLHPISAYPFSRALGCDDNEEVGYVSSLAYPDGDAAGYHTTSHAMRWAGTAASAVDLHPVGYDASEASCTNGTQQGGWGYIALGTSHQHALLWSGSASSVVDLHPSAYTDSKITSLSGDKQVGEGWVGAANTAGSVRHALLWTGTPESVIDLNQFLPAGYTNAVATGIDANGNVVGYAYNGAHPYGLAIPAGAIAVVFAPGAPAPVQLASLTLDQANVAPGTTLQGQVTLGSPAPAGGVSIQFLSTATALVPTPASIVIPEGETTATFNVPTDGATLTTPASLKLYATDGTVSRATALTLTPVVKLASLVANPVEGGFNTTGTASLNIPAQLGGASVALTSGNPSLVSVPAALNFLQGYTTLSFAITTASVTTTTVVPITATMGGTTISGSVTLSPAPVVALSSVSGPETVGGQTMPVTVTLNNFPRAAAGAVITLTSSDPATLQVPATVTVPYGTYSTTINATTVVVPGRKGVTLKATYNGSTVSATVFVVPIPTVVITQADYMLDTKMLKVQATTTYANSVLTYGDANGPFGTMQFELGVFKGSILLDTPPTTVTVWNSVGGQASMAVTIKTGLGGNSGGGGGGGGSTTKYKLTLVTNGKGTITASPAASTYAPGTVVTLTATPASGSPWLGWSGAVSGTTNPIAVTITKDTSVTANFR from the coding sequence ATGAAGAAATCTCTGATAACCCTTCTTGCGACGGTCAGTGTGCTGCTTCTGCAGGCACAGACCTTTGCGCAAGAGTATCACTACAACGATCTCACCCCTGCGGGCAGTACCTCAGGGCGACTGAGTGGGACCGCGGGCGGCTCACAGGTCGGGGCCGCCACGGTTGGTGGCACCTCGCATGCGGTATCGGTGGGGAGCAATGCGCTGACCTCCATCGACCTAAACCCGGCTCTGTACTACAACTCCATGGCCATGTGCACCGATGGCACGCAGCAGGGTGGCTGGGGCTACTCCAGCCTCAGCGGAGGCGTGCATGCCTTGGTCTGGAATGGCTCGTCGTCCTCGTACGCGGACCTGAACCCTAGCGGCTACATGTTCTCCTACTGCCTCGGGGTGCGCAACCACAAGCAGGTCGGCTATGCCCAGAACCAGGTCTACTTTGTCACCGCCTCCCATGCCATGTGCTGGCACGACTCTGCGGCGAGCGCGGTGGACCTCCACCCGATCTCTGCCTATCCCTTCTCCCGCGCCCTCGGCTGCGACGACAACGAGGAGGTAGGGTATGTCTCGTCGCTTGCCTACCCGGACGGCGATGCGGCGGGCTACCACACGACCAGCCACGCCATGCGCTGGGCAGGGACCGCCGCGAGCGCCGTGGACCTGCACCCGGTCGGCTACGATGCCTCGGAGGCGAGCTGTACGAATGGTACGCAGCAGGGCGGCTGGGGCTATATCGCCCTGGGAACCAGCCACCAGCACGCGCTTCTCTGGAGCGGCAGCGCCTCCAGCGTGGTCGATCTGCACCCCAGCGCCTACACCGACTCGAAGATCACATCGCTGAGCGGCGACAAGCAAGTGGGCGAGGGCTGGGTCGGGGCCGCCAACACGGCGGGCTCGGTGCGCCATGCCCTGCTGTGGACGGGGACGCCCGAGAGCGTGATCGACCTGAACCAGTTCCTACCCGCCGGCTACACCAACGCCGTGGCGACGGGAATCGACGCCAATGGCAATGTCGTGGGCTACGCCTACAACGGAGCGCATCCCTACGGCCTCGCGATCCCCGCAGGTGCCATCGCCGTGGTCTTTGCACCGGGCGCTCCGGCTCCCGTGCAGCTGGCCTCGCTCACCCTGGACCAGGCCAATGTCGCCCCCGGCACGACACTCCAAGGCCAGGTGACACTTGGTAGCCCTGCTCCTGCGGGCGGCGTGAGTATCCAGTTCCTGAGCACCGCGACCGCTCTGGTGCCCACTCCCGCCTCGATTGTCATCCCTGAGGGCGAGACCACCGCGACCTTTAATGTACCGACGGATGGTGCCACGCTGACAACACCGGCGAGCCTGAAGCTCTACGCCACCGATGGAACCGTGAGCCGCGCGACCGCACTGACCCTCACCCCCGTGGTCAAGCTGGCATCGCTGGTGGCCAACCCGGTGGAGGGCGGCTTCAACACCACGGGAACCGCCTCGCTCAATATTCCTGCCCAGCTGGGCGGAGCGAGTGTGGCCCTGACCAGCGGGAACCCGTCGCTGGTGAGTGTCCCGGCGGCCTTGAACTTCCTCCAGGGCTATACGACCCTGAGCTTTGCCATCACCACGGCATCGGTCACGACCACTACCGTGGTTCCGATCACCGCGACCATGGGAGGAACCACGATCTCGGGGAGTGTTACCCTGAGCCCTGCCCCCGTTGTCGCGCTGAGCAGTGTGAGCGGCCCCGAGACCGTGGGCGGTCAGACCATGCCCGTGACGGTCACGCTCAATAACTTCCCCCGTGCGGCGGCCGGTGCGGTCATTACCCTCACCAGCAGCGACCCCGCGACCCTGCAGGTTCCCGCAACGGTGACCGTCCCCTACGGCACCTACAGCACGACAATCAACGCGACCACGGTCGTGGTTCCAGGCCGCAAGGGCGTCACCCTGAAGGCGACCTACAACGGCTCCACAGTTAGCGCAACCGTCTTTGTGGTCCCTATCCCCACGGTCGTGATCACCCAGGCGGACTACATGCTCGACACGAAGATGCTCAAGGTGCAGGCAACCACCACCTACGCCAACAGTGTCCTGACCTACGGCGATGCCAATGGCCCCTTCGGGACGATGCAGTTTGAGCTGGGAGTCTTCAAGGGCTCGATCCTCCTCGACACCCCGCCGACAACGGTCACTGTCTGGAACTCGGTGGGAGGACAGGCAAGCATGGCGGTTACCATCAAGACCGGTCTGGGAGGAAACAGCGGTGGAGGCGGCGGCGGTGGTGGTAGCACCACCAAGTACAAGCTGACCCTGGTGACCAACGGCAAGGGAACCATCACGGCAAGCCCCGCGGCCAGCACCTACGCTCCCGGAACCGTGGTCACCCTGACCGCCACTCCCGCCTCAGGCTCCCCCTGGCTGGGCTGGTCTGGAGCGGTCTCGGGAACCACGAATCCCATCGCGGTGACCATCACCAAGGACACGTCGGTAACCGCAAACTTCCGCTAA
- a CDS encoding RNA polymerase sigma factor, protein MRRLTPQTPDPELLRAYRAGELRAWDLLVARYEVLVCAIPRRMGLSASDVEDVAQTVFIALLNHVDKLQQESRLSAWLVTTAKRESWRLVQRQRTRRLTELPETETSTLEQLPDSEDAALPEASVIALEEQHLVRQALSQLLERCRELLTLLYKDDPPLAYALIAERLGIPVGSIGPQRARCLERLKKILHTLDF, encoded by the coding sequence ATGCGCCGCCTTACCCCCCAGACCCCCGACCCTGAGCTCCTGCGTGCCTACCGCGCGGGCGAGCTGCGGGCGTGGGACCTGCTCGTGGCGCGCTACGAGGTGCTGGTCTGTGCGATCCCGCGCCGGATGGGGCTCTCGGCCAGCGATGTGGAGGATGTTGCGCAGACCGTCTTTATCGCGCTCCTGAACCATGTCGACAAGCTCCAGCAAGAGAGCCGCCTCTCGGCGTGGCTGGTGACCACGGCCAAGCGTGAGTCCTGGCGCCTCGTGCAGCGCCAGCGCACCCGCCGCCTCACCGAGCTCCCCGAGACCGAGACCAGCACGCTGGAGCAGCTCCCGGACTCCGAAGACGCCGCCCTCCCCGAGGCGAGTGTGATCGCCTTGGAGGAGCAGCACCTCGTGCGCCAGGCGCTCTCCCAGCTCCTGGAGCGCTGCCGTGAGCTCCTCACCCTGCTCTACAAAGACGATCCCCCGCTCGCCTATGCCCTGATCGCCGAGCGCCTCGGAATCCCCGTGGGCAGTATCGGTCCGCAGCGTGCGCGGTGTTTAGAGCGCCTCAAGAAGATCCTCCATACCCTGGACTTCTAA
- a CDS encoding cation diffusion facilitator family transporter, producing the protein MSVPHPAEQGMRSTLIGIGVNIFLAIGKMLAGIFGHSYALIADAIESGLDVLSSILVYFGLKVSTLPADENHPQGHGKAEPLAAVVVAIFLFVAAFGIAYESIERIRTPHRMPAPWTLIVLLGVVAIKEALVRFSLKVGEETGSNAVKADALHQRSDTITSISAFVGITVALVGSRLHPDPRWPSADDWAALMASLVIFHNGIGVLRGALFELTDAHPDPALEAEVRRVALTVEGVENLHKCFIRKMGFDYYVEIDVRVDGELSVFHGHEIAHEVQDAVRAQITDKRFARVLVHIEPALPKE; encoded by the coding sequence ATGTCTGTCCCCCACCCCGCTGAACAGGGGATGCGCTCGACGCTGATCGGAATTGGAGTCAATATCTTCCTGGCCATCGGGAAGATGCTTGCGGGGATCTTTGGGCACTCCTACGCTCTGATCGCCGATGCCATTGAGTCCGGCCTCGATGTGCTCTCGTCGATCCTGGTCTACTTCGGCCTGAAGGTCTCGACCCTCCCTGCGGATGAGAACCACCCGCAGGGGCATGGGAAGGCCGAGCCGCTGGCCGCCGTGGTAGTGGCGATCTTCTTGTTTGTCGCGGCCTTTGGGATCGCCTACGAGAGTATCGAGCGCATCCGCACTCCCCACCGCATGCCCGCTCCCTGGACCCTGATCGTGCTGCTGGGGGTGGTTGCGATCAAGGAGGCGCTGGTGCGCTTCTCCCTCAAGGTCGGGGAGGAGACGGGCAGCAACGCGGTCAAGGCCGATGCGCTCCACCAGCGCTCCGACACGATCACGAGCATCTCCGCCTTTGTGGGAATCACGGTCGCCCTGGTGGGCAGCCGCCTCCACCCCGATCCCCGCTGGCCTAGCGCCGATGACTGGGCCGCCCTCATGGCGTCTTTGGTGATCTTCCACAACGGGATCGGTGTCCTGCGGGGCGCCCTCTTTGAGCTCACCGATGCCCACCCCGACCCCGCGCTGGAGGCCGAGGTCCGCCGGGTCGCGCTGACGGTTGAGGGAGTGGAGAACCTGCACAAGTGCTTTATCCGCAAGATGGGCTTTGACTACTATGTCGAGATCGATGTGCGGGTAGACGGCGAGCTGTCGGTCTTTCACGGCCATGAGATCGCCCACGAGGTGCAGGATGCTGTCCGCGCCCAGATCACCGATAAGCGCTTCGCCCGTGTTCTGGTGCACATCGAGCCAGCACTGCCGAAGGAGTGA
- the denD gene encoding D-erythronate dehydrogenase: protein MHILVTGAGGFLGRLLIDTLLAQTDATITALDVVPLSFASERVTAFVGDLSDAAWLAATLAQVAPVEQAYHLAAVVSGSAEADFDLGYRANLEGTRNILEALRRQSASGGPVARLVFTSSVAVFGGNLPEVVTDGTVAAPQGSYGVQKLMSEYLIGDYTRKGYVDGRAVRLPTVSVRPGKPNAALSSFASGIIREPLQGKVSELPVTRDTAVWILSPDSAVAALRHTLTLDHEVFHGGVYGPAVNLPGLCVSVSQMLDSLLEVGGPEALALVKDVPDPRVTKLVATWPTKFAPERALALGYRADNDFTQIVRTFAARL, encoded by the coding sequence ATGCATATCCTTGTAACCGGTGCGGGTGGCTTTCTGGGACGGCTGCTGATCGACACCCTCCTTGCCCAGACCGACGCGACCATCACGGCACTCGATGTCGTGCCTCTCTCCTTTGCCAGCGAGCGCGTGACCGCGTTTGTCGGAGATCTCTCTGATGCTGCCTGGCTGGCGGCGACTCTGGCGCAGGTGGCACCGGTCGAGCAGGCCTACCACCTCGCGGCCGTGGTCTCGGGCTCGGCGGAGGCGGACTTCGACCTGGGCTACCGCGCCAACCTAGAGGGGACGCGCAATATTCTGGAGGCTCTGCGCCGCCAGAGCGCCAGCGGCGGCCCCGTTGCCCGGCTGGTGTTCACGTCGAGCGTCGCGGTCTTTGGCGGCAACCTCCCCGAGGTCGTCACCGATGGCACGGTCGCCGCGCCGCAGGGCTCCTACGGGGTGCAGAAGCTCATGAGCGAGTATCTGATCGGGGACTACACCCGCAAGGGGTATGTCGATGGCCGCGCCGTGCGCCTCCCGACCGTGAGTGTCCGCCCCGGTAAGCCCAACGCGGCGCTCTCCAGCTTCGCCAGTGGGATCATCCGCGAGCCGCTCCAGGGAAAGGTCTCCGAGCTCCCCGTCACGCGCGACACCGCGGTCTGGATTCTCTCCCCGGACTCGGCGGTCGCGGCGCTACGCCACACGCTCACCCTTGATCATGAGGTCTTTCACGGCGGAGTCTACGGCCCCGCGGTCAACCTGCCCGGCCTGTGCGTGAGTGTCTCACAGATGCTAGACTCGCTGCTCGAAGTGGGCGGCCCGGAGGCGCTCGCGCTGGTGAAAGATGTCCCCGACCCGCGCGTGACCAAGCTGGTCGCCACCTGGCCCACCAAGTTCGCCCCCGAGCGCGCCCTCGCGCTAGGCTACCGCGCCGACAACGACTTCACCCAGATCGTCCGCACCTTCGCCGCGCGCCTCTAA
- a CDS encoding copper amine oxidase N-terminal domain-containing protein: protein MKKVFLAASLAMMSGATWAQGISVTVNGNPVAFPKQGPIQAPDGSILVPLREVFESLGASVQFLPKTRTITATRGTTTVALQLGESVGYVNGKPKSLPTPAQNIGGTTMLPLRIISEAFGADVKWDANARLVAILLVGAKPVTSTGVGGGKVPPPPAQEKPIVIPVKGLTPEEIKNAGGGTAPPTQPLQLNTPAVITKTEPVAGTLTAMAPDKLTVQPATGLPESLPLSPDVIVLVKVGDAPQVRQELAALKTGDAVQIKRDSLGRAFLIEVSYDERVGVLKSLEALGDHWIALFTEGSAAEVETLADIKRLGNPSSLSEVKPGERVRLRINPVSKRAVALSVIEGEKPATPRVEVLKVVHNASPKWVKGGDTITFTVTGTPAAKGTLRVPGLAGAEALPLVETSPGSYIANITVPAGVALKDATALATLALDSLSSPTVASAETFVIDAVGPTIGTLTPTESSELTDARPNFTGTYADQGSGIDPRKMQLSINGEDVTGRAIFTDTYFTYQPPTDLPQGPVVAKLTARDAAGNETSREWRFTVIPTALLSSVVALPADRPLNFGDVLTIKAVGAPGSKATFTLGAKVKDQPLKEDSPGVYVGSYTVQKQDVLVAAPLSVTVTDSRGRTATQKASNAITVTAGPPEIPIIDQPQDGASVGGSVVLSGRSLPNATIKVTVRYTGKRASILTASGLVGEVTAKSDATGRWSTQPIVLRVPKELTSLLFTAEVTATGTGGKDSSTATVKFKK, encoded by the coding sequence ATGAAGAAGGTGTTTCTGGCGGCAAGCCTTGCCATGATGAGTGGGGCGACCTGGGCACAGGGAATCTCGGTGACGGTCAACGGGAATCCGGTGGCGTTTCCCAAGCAAGGGCCGATCCAGGCACCCGATGGCAGTATCCTGGTGCCTCTGCGCGAGGTCTTTGAGAGCCTGGGGGCATCGGTGCAGTTCTTGCCCAAGACCCGCACGATCACCGCCACCCGCGGCACCACGACCGTCGCGCTGCAGCTGGGCGAGTCGGTGGGCTATGTCAATGGCAAGCCCAAGAGCCTGCCGACTCCCGCGCAGAATATCGGGGGAACCACCATGCTCCCCCTGCGCATTATCTCCGAGGCGTTTGGGGCCGATGTGAAGTGGGACGCCAACGCGCGGCTGGTGGCGATCCTCCTGGTGGGAGCCAAGCCCGTGACCAGCACGGGAGTGGGGGGTGGGAAAGTGCCGCCGCCACCCGCCCAAGAGAAGCCCATTGTGATCCCCGTGAAGGGCCTGACCCCCGAGGAGATCAAGAACGCGGGAGGGGGCACTGCGCCGCCCACCCAGCCCTTGCAGCTCAACACGCCCGCCGTTATCACCAAGACCGAGCCAGTGGCGGGAACCCTCACCGCCATGGCGCCCGATAAGCTCACGGTCCAGCCCGCGACGGGCCTCCCGGAGTCGCTGCCCCTCTCCCCGGATGTGATCGTCCTGGTGAAGGTGGGCGATGCGCCTCAGGTGCGCCAGGAGCTCGCGGCGCTCAAGACGGGCGATGCCGTTCAGATCAAGCGCGATAGCCTCGGGCGGGCGTTTCTGATCGAGGTGAGCTACGACGAGCGGGTGGGGGTACTCAAGAGCCTGGAGGCGCTGGGCGACCACTGGATCGCGCTCTTTACGGAGGGAAGCGCCGCCGAGGTCGAGACCCTCGCCGATATCAAGCGGCTCGGCAACCCGTCGAGCCTGAGCGAGGTCAAGCCCGGCGAGCGGGTGCGCCTGCGGATCAACCCCGTGAGCAAGCGTGCCGTGGCCCTGAGCGTGATCGAGGGAGAGAAGCCCGCCACGCCGCGGGTGGAGGTGCTCAAGGTGGTCCACAACGCCAGCCCCAAGTGGGTCAAGGGCGGCGATACGATCACCTTCACGGTCACCGGAACCCCGGCCGCCAAGGGGACACTTCGGGTTCCCGGACTCGCGGGAGCGGAGGCGCTCCCCCTGGTCGAGACCAGCCCCGGGAGCTATATCGCCAATATCACGGTCCCTGCCGGTGTCGCGCTCAAGGACGCCACCGCGCTGGCGACCCTGGCCCTCGACTCGCTCTCGTCGCCGACCGTGGCATCCGCGGAGACCTTTGTGATCGATGCGGTGGGGCCGACTATTGGAACCCTCACGCCCACGGAGAGCAGCGAGCTCACCGATGCACGTCCTAACTTCACCGGCACCTACGCCGACCAGGGCAGCGGGATCGACCCGCGCAAGATGCAGCTCTCGATCAACGGCGAGGATGTCACGGGCCGCGCGATCTTCACCGATACCTACTTCACCTACCAGCCACCCACCGACCTGCCACAGGGCCCCGTGGTCGCCAAGCTCACGGCGCGTGATGCCGCCGGTAACGAGACCAGCCGCGAGTGGCGCTTCACGGTGATCCCAACCGCCCTGCTGAGCTCGGTTGTCGCGCTGCCCGCGGACCGCCCGCTGAACTTTGGCGATGTCCTGACGATCAAGGCCGTGGGTGCGCCGGGCTCGAAGGCGACCTTTACGCTGGGGGCGAAGGTGAAGGACCAGCCGCTCAAAGAGGACTCGCCGGGGGTCTACGTAGGGAGCTACACGGTGCAGAAGCAGGATGTTCTGGTCGCCGCGCCGCTGAGCGTGACCGTGACCGACTCCCGTGGGCGCACCGCCACCCAGAAGGCGAGCAATGCCATCACGGTCACGGCGGGGCCACCGGAGATTCCGATTATCGACCAGCCGCAAGACGGTGCCAGTGTCGGGGGGAGTGTCGTGCTCTCGGGGCGCAGCCTGCCCAATGCCACGATTAAGGTGACCGTCCGCTACACCGGCAAGCGTGCCAGCATCCTCACGGCCTCCGGGCTGGTCGGGGAGGTGACCGCCAAGTCCGATGCCACCGGCCGCTGGTCCACCCAGCCCATCGTGCTCCGCGTCCCCAAGGAGCTGACCAGCCTGCTCTTCACCGCCGAGGTCACCGCCACGGGCACGGGGGGCAAGGACTCCAGCACCGCGACGGTGAAGTTCAAGAAATAA
- a CDS encoding DinB family protein, producing the protein MTRQQRHWQAIEQQKTEVLRRLEALTPTQAQQGDWSAAQVAYHLMRAEELLPAPPDGSSTRRKPVFYVGCALLRAAVSIPSKAREEPRGDLPLSELKARWAASRETLQATLATAAPGERVAQHPVFGALDAESYLRMLEAHLTYHLKRWPA; encoded by the coding sequence ATGACCCGACAGCAAAGACACTGGCAAGCCATCGAGCAGCAAAAAACCGAGGTGCTCCGTCGCCTAGAGGCGCTCACGCCCACGCAGGCACAGCAGGGCGACTGGTCAGCGGCCCAGGTCGCCTACCACCTGATGCGCGCCGAGGAGCTGCTCCCCGCTCCCCCCGATGGTAGCTCGACCCGGCGCAAGCCTGTTTTCTACGTCGGCTGCGCCCTGCTCCGCGCCGCGGTCTCGATTCCGTCGAAGGCGCGTGAGGAGCCCCGCGGCGACCTGCCCCTCTCCGAGCTCAAGGCGCGCTGGGCCGCTAGCCGGGAGACTCTTCAGGCCACGCTCGCCACCGCCGCGCCCGGCGAGCGGGTCGCACAGCACCCTGTCTTTGGCGCGCTGGATGCCGAGAGCTACCTGAGGATGCTGGAGGCGCACCTGACCTACCACCTGAAGCGCTGGCCCGCTTGA